The Parambassis ranga chromosome 13, fParRan2.1, whole genome shotgun sequence genome contains the following window.
TTTAACCAGGCGGCCACAGCGAGTCTGCTCGACGGAGAAAATGATGTCTGGTTGCTCCACggcactgcaggaggaggaggaggaggaggaggaggtgaggaagatgtacgataaaaacagaaatgtgcaCAGGCACCTGTTAAAGTACCTGAGTATGAAGTTGAGGCAGACGACAGCTTCAGGCTGTGACGTCTTGCTGCTGTAGAGGACGGTTGCTTGAGTCTCCGCCCACACGAAGCCGCCGCAGTTCGCCAGGAAGCGGTAGTGGCTGGTGCTCACCTGACCTTTGGACAGCACTGCAGAGAAGCCacactttataaataaagttttgaaCAGGCAGAAATTTCATGTGCGCGTTTCTTTTTTGTACAAACTCACGTGTGTGCAGGCTCTTGTTGACATGATCCGAGTCGAGCGCGTGATGAAACTCGAAGGCTGAGCGTCCAATCAAATCCTCCGGTTTGTATCCAACCAACTCTGTCACCCTGGAAACGGACAGATGTCAGACAGATGTTGGAGAAGTGTCGCTCTGTTCTCAGTGAGACGGCCGACCGTGTCTTACCGGCCCTCGCAGTGCGTGAAGCGCAGGTCCATGCTGTGCCGGGTgaggaaggtggaggtgtcCAGAGGGAACTCCACGCTGGACGGGTGGGGAACGGGCTCGCACAGCAGAGTCATCACTCTGGCTGCAGGAGGTGATGTGGAGGCGCCGCCAAAGGGGCGCATGTGACCTGTGCAGTGGAGGACCTGGAGACGAGAAGATCCAATTTATTAACTTCACTGGCCGCAGTTCAGCTAGAGGGCGCTCATGAGTCCCGTCCTCACAAACCTTCCAGGAAGCAGACTTGATGTTGACAgtgcgccctctgctggtcagcGTGCTCTTCATCCTCAGGAAGAAGCTCCTCTCGCTCGGCTGTTCTGCCTGAGATTTCTTACTCAGTCCTGAAAACGACGTGACAAagcttttaataataaaatgctgCTAATCTTGCTCTAACGTGTGATAAAAatctgtctcacagtgtgtttcctgtcctgTTTGGACATATTTAACACCGGATTTGAGCTGATAAAGAGCGTGTCTGACCTGGACGTGGAGTCAGCAGatctctgagctcctcctcaTCGCACGGATGAACAAAGTCATAAACACTCTGccccagcagctccagctgtaGACGGCAACACACAAGAAGACCCGAGCTCAAAAAAAGTCGGAATATATCGACTTAATGATCATGCACGATCAAATAATAATGCAAACAGTCACCAGCTGCAGATCTGGTAgactgcacatggtgtccatttacttttaatCACATAGATACAGACAtagacattaaaaaaagcatTATTCAGCCATTCTGTGCACAGAGCACGGCGGGGCTGTCGGGCCTTACAGTACATTTCACTCAGTGTAACACAGCTGAGATAAACAGAGCTCAGAATAGCCTGACGGAGCGACCTGCTCAGGTTACACAGAATCTGACACGCAGCCTATTACAGTAACAGCTCCGATATATATAACTTAATTTAACTGAAATCAAATAATCACTTGTGCACCGTGGGTGTCTGGTTTACCCAGGCAAAATAAAACTCCATGTCCATTCAGAAATCATTTGAGGCAggttaccgtattttccggactataggaaCGTGCGCGTCACCTGTGcacggaatgcaaagtgtggacgaGGTGGAAgcgaaccgtcaggagagggacagaacagctgccattatatctgtaatgggacgtcgggacacaaggctaactgtatattttttcataggTAAGTCGCACCTGAGCATAAGTCGCATACTCAgccaaaggaggaaaaaagtgcaacttatagtctggaaaatacggtaatttAATCCTCCGTCAGGCCAACAAATAACAGACAAAACCTGCAGCCCACCCACTACTAATTCTAAATAATGcccaaaataacaaaaaaaaaagaataatctTAATCGATAATAATCTAAATAAGGCCGTGATGTCACCAGCCTCTGGCCCGGCTGTACCTGCGTGATGCCGATGTGTTTGTTGACATTTTCTGTCAGGAAGATCATGTCTCCCTCCTCGGTCACCACCATGATGAAGCCAGCCAGCGCCTGAGGATAGAAAGCATCCATGGGAtcttcatccttctcctcctcctcttcctcgttcTCCTCTTTGGGTTCTTCTGCTTCATCTCCACCTGTTCAAAGAAATAAATCATAAGTCTGCTCACACATCTAAGGCGACAACGTGGTCCCACTTACACCAgcagaataacacacacactgacacacacataatacTTCAGACTAAACTGGACCCGACAAGAAGCCCGTGAACTAAAACAACATGGCGGCTCAGTTCTTACCAGGATGCAGGAGACTGTGCATCCGCAGGTAGCTGAGAGTCACTCTCATGATGGCGGCTTTGTCCAAGTGGGCGGAGACTCTGCGAGGGAGTGGCAGGGTGTGGGCGAGCTCATAAAACACCTCAGTCTCCTGGCTCCGCCTACATCTGGCCGCATCGCGAGAACGCAGCTTCCTCTGCTCCGAACTGTtcctgaaggaggaggaggaggaggaagaggaggaagatgaatcATCAGGTCAGCAGCAGTATGAAAGGAGGAGGCAGaatatcagaaaaaaatggcGGTGTGAGAGTGGAGGAGGGCGATGGAGGCAAAGAAAAGATGTTTACAGCAGAGCAGGAATGTGGGAACATggggaggaggggtggagaCGAGGAGTTCAAGTCCAGTGGGACAAAAGAACAGCAAATAAAACGCCAGCGAGGAgcccagaagaaaaaaatacaggtcATATGACACACTTCCAGTCACTGCATGCATGCAGGGGACACACACCTTCAAACATGTAACACAATGAATACATTTATGTCACAGCAGCAACAATCTGTGTGACGCTCTGTGATGTGAGGACGTTCCTCATCACGACCGCAGCTCTGCACACGTTCCTGAATATTTCTCTAATGTGGGAACAAGCCTGATAACAAACAGAGGAGAAAAGTCCCGAGCTGACGGGAACAGAATGTTATTCATCTCAGCAGCTGGGACGCCGTCCAgaccttccctccctccctcacccctcacccgtccctccatccctccctctgtccGACCTGAGCCTTTGGCCTGGATCGGAAAACATGCTGACAGGACGAAAGCAGTTTCATTTctttcataaacacacacagacctgacatgaaccacacacacattaaagtgcTGCAGCGACAAACTAATAACCACCAATAAGATTATTAAACACcacctgacctgcagcttcaaAGACATGAGGCGGAAATTAAACAtcttattttcctttttacaCAAAATCCATTGTGAagttgtctttttgtttgttttgttgatgttttttagtCATTTTACAACTTTATTATAagaaaataatgtgtttgtctTCTTGAATTCTTAATTCCTGAATAAATTCTATATGTTTCATATAAGTTTCCTCGGGGTGTGTCCTCGTATTCAGGCGGCTGTACGTGACAGCCCCGCGGCGGCTCAGACACACCCTCTAAAGGTGGATTAACGAACATCGCTGCGTGTCTTTCAGAGCTGCAGCCGCACGCAACTCTGCAAATCTCCAAGGAGGCGGCACAAGTTTCCACAGAGTTCCTTCACAGATGAGAGGAAATATTGGAGCACGCTCGTCCACGAGACGACTTGcacacaaaagaacacacagactgtttGTCAGTTAGTAATTCCAAGTCCCCTCAACTAATGTGAGAGCAGAGAACatttaatctctctctctctctctctctctgaatgtGTGACGTCAGATAACAGGTCTCCTTTATTTTCCTGCAGCATTTAGCTGAATGTCACTTTGTACAGCTGTgatggaaaaacattttttaaataagctTGTtatcatttgcatttttttttgcatgtgtgctgaggacagaaaaaaaacatcccctCAGGATATCAGCATTCCCACACAGCCAGATGTTTTacatgtgaggacacacagaggagacacgTAGGCAGAAGAGACAGCCTGAGACTGAGGCTCTGTTACATGCCTGGATGTATGCTGGCATGGAGGCACAGAGTAAGTAAAACCTAAACACAAACCTGCGTCATCCACTTTGCTGAGGAATGCAGTccaagcacaaacaaacaaaactgtccctacactgcagctgctgatcacacacacagattacacacAAATTATACAGATTATACACAAATTATTCAGATTACACACTGACTCTacatgtgtgagagaaaaaaaacaggctggaGTTCAGATGGAAGCAGGAAGGGTTCAAGAATCTGCACATAGATAACAGCAACAAGACAACAGACTGTTTATCTCAACATTACTACAACGGTCACggtcataacacacacagacagtaatgCTGCTGCTAATAATACAACTGACAGTCCCACAACAGCAGAAGCCTGAGAGAACACAGTGTCCTCGGTCAGAGAGCAGAGCTGTAAGTATTGCTcaatctgactgtgtgtgtgtgtggttactgtGCAGTCAGACACACCTCCTTCTcacacaaactttaaacagagtcTGTATAGTAGACGTGTGTGAAGGCTGAGTTAAAGTGTAACCAGCAGGTCGGCCTCAGAACACAATGTTCTCCCTCCGCTGCGAACGAGCGGCGGACGAAGTCAAATCAGAGACACGGAACTGTTGATGTGTGGAGCACGCGAGAAAATATGAGGAAGTGCCAAACAAAGACCctgctgcacgcacacacacagagacacacacaaacagacacacagacagacatctgaTATCCCTGCTAAGTCTGAATAACAAATGAAGCTCAGCCCTGTTCGACaaaacaacttctttttttgttttggcgACATGTCTtagcacgcacacgcacacacaccctctgGCCTTTAGTTTAACTGCCGACACAACTTTTAGGACAACATGGACATGTTTTCTTATTTagggcttttaatttgaaaatctAAAATACTccaaaaagtttgtttttcacCATTACAAACAAGTCGCCCGTCTGGAACCTGAGTCCTGCACAgctcccctctctctgctctgtcagagGGGACATGAGGAcgctctgtgtctgcagagcaggaagtgCCTGATAACACCAACTGTCTGTGTCGTAAACACTGAATGTTGATATGTTGATAttgttttttaacttttttaggCTGTCTTTGATGTCTGTGCAAATCTAGGTCATCTTAAGAGAAGCTGACAGCACCTTGTGTGTCATGTTTTCATTCCTATAAATCTGTATCAGccccaaaaacacaaagcagcagctgagactAATGCTGAAAACTGCAGgtcctctagtggccacttggGGCACCAAAATGTAGGTCAACCCTCACAGACGTCCAcagtaaaacttttttttttttttttacaatacacAATCCAAGAATGGAGTAAACTTTGCGATTTTaacatcagctgcaggttgCTAAGCAACAAAGCAGTGCAGATAAACAGGAAGTATTCACACAAGTAACTCTAGGTGTGACCTTCGAGGGCCCGTCATCCTTTAGATCGCATCCTAATGATGTCATGATGGTTGTCTTTCAATATGGAAACCAGCTTGAGCATCCGTTTAGAGTTATAAAACCAGTCCGGGGGGGTAGAGGGCGGGGGTGGGTGGAGGTCACCTCGGGTCGCATTCTGCattctcacacactgtgtgtatccTGATATTTACAGCTCTGCACTCAAAATGGCTCCAaggccaaaacacacactgctcatccagctgagtgacacacacacacacacacctacctcgGCCTGAGGCtgaggtaggtgtgtgtgtgtgcagggccaCAAATGGCCGCCTGTTTGGGGCCATTTGTGGCCCTGCACTCCAGGGAAAagttaataaatacaaaaataagtGACAGACGCACAAAAGAGGCACTTGGAGCATCAGTTTTAAAAGAATCTAATCTCTCAATCTCACTTTGAAGAcaaatatttttcatttttttaaaaactggtTACTCTCAGCCTGCAGTCCTGAATCCAGATCCACCTTTTTGGCTCTTCCTACTAAAAGATTTAGGACCAAATCCCTCACAGAGTGGAtccaacacaccaacacacgcCGTGTCCTGACTTATATGGTCAataaatgtctgtgtgtctttgttactTTCAGCCATCTTAGAAGCAGCAtgtctccccccccctccagcCCGGGAACCAATGTGGGTCAGTCTGAATCCACGAAGCCAAGCAGCACATGAACAAAGgccccaacaacaacaacaacaacacaagtcaCAGCTAAACAATGACAATCACAGAAAGCGGCCCGCACCGTGTTTACTCCGCTGCAGAGCAGTAAACAGtgcgtctgcaggagaaagggacatttcaaaataaaagctggggGATGAGGCGGCCTGCGTGGAACCGCCGCTGTTGTTTTCCACAGTCTGAATAATGATGGCCCACGGAGAGCCGCGGCGGAAAGttgcagtgaacacacacacgcacgatAAACCCCACgtttaagcacacacacagataaccaCGGGGCTCACCGTTTGACCGCCGCGCTCCCGTCTTTCTTGTCCATGTCGCTTCAGGCTGACGCGCAGCTCCGATCCGCGTTTAACGTTTTCCCTCAGCTCGACGGGTCCGTGTAAATACCGAGCCCGTGGCGGCTGCATCAAAGCGTGGCCGCAGACATGCGCTGCTTCCGCTcccccttcaaaataaaagtacagcTGTTCCGGTTCGAGACACATTTCTCTGCTCACAGGAGTCTTCAATGATAAATTATTAATTAGTAATATTATTAAGACTTTCTTTGTAGTTTTATgagttgttttttctgtttttctgcttgtatATTTAAAGTTATTTAAATAAGCGCGGCTGCTTttgaatattttgttttgtttaacaaGCTGCAAAGTAATAAAatcataaattattattaaattccTTTTTGAGGTTCAAAAACTCAGATGTGTAAAAAGGCAAATTAGAACTTTTTTGCACCCAGAATCCCACATTTTACTTTTCTATATATGTTTTTTCATAAAGTACTTAAATGTGTTTCATATCAAGCCAAATATGCTAAAAGGAATCAAGGAATTTattgaaaaaatatttaagtCATCTGTGTGGAAAAATCATCTACGATCAAGAAAAATAGgtcatcttttattttgtaaattttcCAGTTTCCGGTGTGGCTGACCGCCTCTGTTGAATCTTCCGTCACAAACGGATTGACGCAGCCACTCCTTACGTCACGTACACAGACGTGTTGTTTTCGTCTGTAGAGAGACAGCAGTGGCGCAGCTGTGCCGTCCCCTGGCGGTCATCAGAGGCATGATGAGAAAATAAGAGCCTTGAAGCTCTAAATGATGTTTTCAGGACCAAATGATCCTGAATCTGAACCAGGCGTGAATAAAGTGCACGGTGAAATAAAACATCTgggctgatgtgtgtttttctgtgtgagtCTGAAGGCTGCGGGCACAAAGCAGAGCCTCTGATCATTAGACACAAagatctctcttcttcttttttattcttccatatgttttttggtgcagtgtatcttcagcatacattcaccaatttcagccattcaactctcaaaatgttcatctcactgaggacattctgggtcaacttcaagtttttttcaaaaaaattataattttttaaatattaagcaatttatgcgtcatttttaacatgggagtctatgagagagctcttcaacgagggtcatcttccaaatgtatctcctcctacaaatttcaagctacagactccattttagtcttaaaacgctcattagatgctgctctgttcagaattttctaattccgaatcgtttctgcACACCAgtctctcaaagttggagtggtttttgaggttcatggctgttaccatggtgacaggctgacacacagaggcatacacagcTCGGAatcgctctgattctccagcaatcaTCCTATAGTAGAATATATTCCATTGTTTAACCATTACCTGACTCATTAATGCAGCTTTAGAGCACATCAGGATTTAGATGAGAGTCTCCTGTGAGGCGAGTGgaccccctcctctctctttttagGCCTTTTTGGTTGATTATTGAGGAATAATGTACTTTCACACTTGTGAAGAacgacttttctttttttgtagccATCACTAGTCACAAGCTGCTGCTTTACAGCATGTTGACACTCATGTGATGATTGGCGTTTCAGTTTCACAGTGGCATGCATTGATTCTCTTTTCTATAAGACTCCCTGTCAACAAAGGACCTAGCATAGGGCCATGGTGGTCATAATAAAGGTGAATGAAGCTATGCACAGTGATAACAAATGGAGCCAGTTCACTTGTTGTTGGAGCTGTCAGAGCCTTACTTGGCAGTTTGCTCTAAGGACCTATTGAGAAAACCTGTTCTCAGTCTTGGCTTGCCTCCAtaccacaggaagtgatgtgtgGTTAGTCAGAGAGTCTAAGAATGAAGAAGAACGATGATTAATCCCAAAAGAACTGATTTCAATATATCAACAAGGGGCAGAGCGGTCAGAGGAGGTCGGTCCACTCATTTTATTACCTTGATCAATAGACCTGTCCAAAGATTACAGAGAAAATACTGTCATATAATTTTAAACCAGTTGTAATGATTTAAAATGTTCACTAGATGGCGCTCTACTGCCTCCATTCTGGCACACTGTAGCCTGAGCTGAGCTCAGTAAGTTCAACCCCCGAGTGcttgattattattatattatactaTCTTATTTATTACTGAGAGCAGACTGTACAGCACACGGTTCACAACATCTAGTGATATTAAACAATGGTCaaggctagctggttagcatgctacatttaaaacatattcagagaatgatactttagcttgttttgtctggttcacagctaagctaagtgctgctgtcacaacttactgttagagttacTGACCTCTAAACCGCAGCAGGGAAGCCTgttatatatgtttattttatatagTGTTAATGCTCAGGTATTTCTTTGTAAATAACTAATTAGTCATCCTCCACTTATAGTCAACTATTGCCAAACAGTTGTgagtggcctgctgcaggtcatgttgcagggtcctccttgcacaaaggaggaggtagcggtcctgctgctgggttgttgccctcctgcggccccctccacgtctcctggagtaccggcctgtctcctggtgtctcctccatgctctggacactgtgctgacagacacagcaaaccttcttgccacagcaaTGCAAatgtgatcaaacatcaggcagaaaggatgagagcagagacatggtCTGTGAGTAAATATTTCTGCTTTAATAGatcacagtgacagacatgTAAAGGCCCCCTACTGGAACCACTGACATTTAATTTGATAGTGATTTGTCAAGCTGAATGATTTGTCTTGGTCTGTTTTCACTCACAGATACCATGGACGAAGCTGAAGACTCACTCAATCTCTTTGGTAAGTCCCACTGCTACAATTTTCATGCACAGTTTTTTTACAAGGTGAAGAGCAGAAATCCACTGAaggtgttgtggttgttgtcatCATCATAGATCACCCTGTTTGCAAACAGCCTCGCAAACATGGTGTCTCCGGGCTCCAGCTGCAGGACCACCCCGTTAGTCGCGCTGTCGTGGGCGTGCTTGCCTTTCGTGTCCCAGGTAGCCCAGGTGAAGGTGAAGTAGTACACCCCCCGGATGGGGGCAGTGAAGACGCCGGTGGAAgagttgtagttgttgttgatgttggaGAAGATTCTTCGGTATTTCACTGTGGTGTCCTTTGAAATCGGACCCAGAGTTGCCCCTAAAGCAACAGCGAAGGTGATCTTCGGTGCACTTTTGCCTGCGAGTGCGTTCAGCTGCATCTCCAGAGCCTGGCTTTTCTTTGACAGCTCCTCCACCTGGCTTTTGTAGGACTGTAGGTTCGCCTCCACGGTGGCCATCTTCTCCATCATGGTGCTGAGGCTTTGCTGAACCGtgctttgtgtctgtgatgtgGCTGACAGCTTCTCCTTCATGGCTGCCACCCCAGAGAGCAGGGCACAGGTGTCAAGTTGACAGACTGCCACGGTGGTCGAAGTCCCCAGGCAGGTGTGGTTCCCactgcagaggctgctggaaccgagcagcagcagcaggaggaccaGATGCTTCATCTCAAACACTCATTTTTTCGAAAAATTGAAAAATGTTAGAGAAAAACTTCTCCTTTGCTGCTGACCTTACTTCAAACAAGGAAATACTGAATCTGACAGACTCATGCAAGCACCTTAAAATTGGGGCTATGTAAGTACATTGTATCTGTTAGAGTCTGTATATTCTGTTCCTTGCACATTCCGCTCTTTATCACTCATCAGCCAAGGCCACAGAAGGGAGCCACATGCACTCCCATAATGAAAGGGCTCCTCATTAAAaaccatgatttattattttattattactggacaggctgatttcatagaagtgtgactgacttggaggtACATTGTGTTGTTACATGCTAAAATGTCGCACTAATAATATGTGGGTGCACAACACTTAAACTTAACACCAACATTTATTGAACACTAACTTTagccagctagctttgggtgagaggcggggtagaCCCTGGAtgggtcaccagtccatcgcagggcaacacagagacagacaagcaTTCACActgataaatatttatattctaCATATTTATAGTCATTACTTATTACTTGTATTACTTTTATTGAACAAACTAAATATGTCCAACAGAATCAGAACCTCAGCTATttgtcttctctgtctctctctgcatggccacacacaggctgctgtctgcacacagcggCCCAATGCAcgcacgtctgtgtgtgtgtgtgtgtgtgtctgtctgtgtgtctgtgtgtgtgtgtgtgtgtgtgtgtgtgtctgtgtgtgtgtgtgtgtgtgtgtgtgtgtgtgtgtgtgtgtgtgtgtgtgtgtgtctgtctgtgtgtgtctgtgtgtgtgtgtgtgtgtgtctgtgtgtgtgtgtctgtgtgtgtgtgtctgtgtgtgtgtgtgcgtgtgtctgtgtctgtgtgtgtctgtgtgtgtgtgtctgtgtgtgtgtctgtgtgtgtgtctgtgtgtgtgtctgtgtgtgtctgtgtgtgtgtgtgtgtgtctgtgtgtctctgtgtgtgtgtgtctgcgtgtgtctgcgtgtgtgtgtctgcatgtgtctgtgtgagtgtgtctctgtgtgtgtgtctgtgtgtgtgtgtctgcgtgtgtgtgtgtctgtgtgtgtgtgtgtgtgtgtcattgggcCGCTGCACAGACACGTTGGCGCAAAcgtgctgcagacacacagagacacacacacgtacccacacagacacgcacagataGAGCTGACAGCTTCTCCTTCATGGCTGCCACCTCAGAGAGCAGGGCACAGGTGTCAAGTTGACAGACTGCCACGGTGGTCGAAGTCCCCAGGCAATTAAACGATTCCTCACAAATGGTCCAAGCAGGTCATCCTATCAGAAAAGATCCCTCTGTAAATATTGTTCAACCTTCTTAGCTCACAGATTACAGATCCTGTTTTCATTAGTCAAACTATTTATCTAGGACTGACAGCAGGAAATCTAAGCTTCTGACTTTCCTGCTGTTTCAGACTCTGGATAAAGTGCTGATGGAGATGAGTACCTGCGATGAGCCTCGTCCACCTAACGGCCCGTCTCCCATAGCAACAGCCTCTGGACAAAGGTGTGCTCTCTAATAACAGGGTCTTGTCACCTTGTTGACCTCAAACGTCCTCCCACCTGTCTCATTTACAGTGAATATGGCCTTGCTGAGAAGGTGGTAGAAGGGATGTCTCTGTCCATCAACTCCatcatcatcaggatcagcgccAAGGCCTTTAACGCCTCCTTCGAGCCCTCCCAGCTGCAGGTCTACAGCGTCAACACCAGCTGGAGCATCAGTGACCTGCGGTTCACTCGCATCCAGGACCCTCAAAGGGGAGAGGTCAGAAGTAATGTTCAGAAGTAATTATCCAAGTTAGCTCTGTGTTAGCTCAGGTTAGCTCTGTGAGGGttaaaaatggtttgttttagGGTGCTCCAGGATGTGCGAATAAGTGAGAGTTGTAAAAACCTGAAACCTATCCCAGAACTAGAACCTAAAGAGCAGAGGTCAGTCTTAATCCATGTGTGTCAGGAGGGTagtgagatggcggacacaaatgcagacttagccggaggtgaaaacaaactcggttcctttaatataagccagggttcggtacatgggtgatcagtcaacgtggcagaggtaaccaaaaggcaaaggcaaaaaagcagtagtcaaatccaaaaaacaagtcacacacaagagaatccaaaacttactcgaaaacacgtagggaaaaaaaacacaagaatccaaagCTTACTCaagaacacgtagggaaaaatcacaagagcagaaaggctacttggacggctgtgtcacatggaagactcacaaaacgaactggcaacaaggggcaggaaacacacagggtttatacacaggagggcgggaagacaattggacacaggtgaagcacattagggcggagcaggtaatcacaggtgggggaagggagcacacatgaggaaggggaagtaaacagaactaaaacacaaggggaagatcgagtttcaaaataaaacaggaagtgactagtaaaactagaactaatacaaacagaaaataaactacaaaataaaagacctggctgaaaccatgacaatgTGCATATGGACAGCTGCAGTTAAAGATTAAACATTGTGTGTCCGTgtccgcctgtgtgtgtgtctgaggcctcaggagctgcagctgaatcTAAATTCTGTCTGTGAGACAGGTAGTGATGCTAGTCACTTGTTGAGAACTGGACTTTTGTGATGTTTTGAAGGCTGCCAGAGTCCTGTGTGCATGGAAGATATATA
Protein-coding sequences here:
- the hif1al gene encoding hypoxia inducible factor 1 subunit alpha, like; the encoded protein is MDKKDGSAAVKRNSSEQRKLRSRDAARCRRSQETEVFYELAHTLPLPRRVSAHLDKAAIMRVTLSYLRMHSLLHPGGDEAEEPKEENEEEEEEKDEDPMDAFYPQALAGFIMVVTEEGDMIFLTENVNKHIGITQLELLGQSVYDFVHPCDEEELRDLLTPRPGLSKKSQAEQPSERSFFLRMKSTLTSRGRTVNIKSASWKVLHCTGHMRPFGGASTSPPAARVMTLLCEPVPHPSSVEFPLDTSTFLTRHSMDLRFTHCEGRVTELVGYKPEDLIGRSAFEFHHALDSDHVNKSLHTLLSKGQVSTSHYRFLANCGGFVWAETQATVLYSSKTSQPEAVVCLNFILSAVEQPDIIFSVEQTRCGRLVKAELPSEAAAPVDCGSSDGSDSEADSERLAVSSEAKESSPDGSAELFMKLKEKPEELLQLAPEAGDAIVPLMGGLVELSFASPSSPNSVPEDPQDLCSPQLRQLLSPIFNPITPPSSSSSPSPTEVSSPEPEPTESFVMNTSEVEKFFAVCPEDDLKKGDALLMEDMDLDMLAPYISMDDDFQLTFLSSLPEEADKPSPDPSALPPAMIMSRKRTHNLDEELSSQLMVQDKRQKQDPSSIEEELLLSHRLLGCLEESDQSDLVLGPTPTGRSQLLTDRDPVLGGMQGLCDTAALMRDIFMPRPPDLSPPLSPLT
- the LOC114445170 gene encoding UHRF1-binding protein 1-like, whose translation is MEMSTCDEPRPPNGPSPIATASGQSEYGLAEKVVEGMSLSINSIIIRISAKAFNASFEPSQLQVYSVNTSWSISDLRFTRIQDPQRGEVRKPEEPDLRIVLVGKTGVGKSQPTTGKPDLGRVYEHCVG